From the Alloalcanivorax dieselolei B5 genome, one window contains:
- the glpK gene encoding glycerol kinase GlpK — MYILAIDQGTTSSRAIVFDRDGTAVGQAQKEFKQHFPQDGWVEHDAQEIWNDVLALCRQALRNAAVEAAQLAAIGITNQRETTVLWDRATGEPVAPAIVWQDRRTAALCQQLKDQGHEDTVRERTGLLLDPYFSATKLAWLLDTVDGARARAEAGDLAFGTIDCWLLWKLTRGKVHATDATNASRTLLFNIHEQRWDDTLLRLFNIPAALLPEVRDSAGDFGSTAPELLGASVTVAGIAGDQQAALVGQACFQPGMVKSTYGTGCFMIMNTGAAVISENRLLTTVGYRLGGETTYALEGSIFVAGAAIQWLRDGLNLISHASETEALARRAGSSRGVYLVPAFTGLGAPWWDPHARGALLGLTRDTGIAEVVTAGLEAVCYQSRDLLEAMAADCRRRPTTLRVDGGMVVNNWLSQTLADVLGIQVDRPDVTETTALGAAYLAGLGCGWYSDLAHVGDHWRCERSFLPSLAEEERERRYQGWQAAVRRVM, encoded by the coding sequence ATGTACATCCTCGCCATCGACCAGGGCACCACCAGTTCCCGCGCCATTGTGTTTGATCGCGATGGGACCGCGGTGGGGCAGGCGCAAAAGGAGTTCAAGCAGCATTTCCCCCAGGACGGCTGGGTCGAGCACGACGCTCAGGAAATCTGGAATGATGTGCTGGCGTTGTGCCGGCAGGCGTTGCGCAACGCCGCGGTGGAGGCGGCGCAGCTGGCGGCCATCGGTATCACCAACCAGCGCGAGACCACGGTGCTGTGGGACCGTGCCACCGGTGAACCGGTGGCGCCCGCCATCGTCTGGCAGGACCGTCGTACCGCCGCCTTGTGCCAGCAATTGAAGGATCAGGGGCATGAGGATACCGTGCGCGAGCGCACCGGCCTGCTGCTGGACCCGTATTTCTCCGCCACCAAGCTGGCCTGGCTGCTGGATACCGTGGACGGCGCACGGGCGCGGGCCGAGGCCGGTGATCTGGCCTTCGGCACCATTGATTGCTGGCTGCTGTGGAAGCTCACCCGCGGCAAGGTGCATGCCACCGACGCCACCAACGCCTCGCGCACGCTGCTGTTCAATATCCATGAGCAGCGCTGGGATGACACCCTGCTGCGCCTGTTCAACATCCCCGCCGCCCTGTTGCCGGAGGTGCGCGACAGTGCCGGCGATTTCGGCAGCACCGCGCCGGAGTTGCTGGGGGCGTCGGTGACGGTGGCGGGAATCGCCGGCGACCAGCAGGCGGCGTTGGTGGGACAGGCCTGTTTCCAACCGGGCATGGTCAAGAGCACCTACGGCACTGGCTGCTTCATGATCATGAACACCGGCGCCGCGGTGATCTCGGAAAACCGTCTGCTGACCACCGTGGGCTATCGCCTTGGCGGCGAAACCACCTACGCGCTGGAAGGCTCCATTTTCGTCGCCGGCGCCGCCATCCAGTGGCTGCGCGATGGCCTCAACCTGATTTCCCACGCCAGTGAAACCGAGGCGCTGGCGCGCCGTGCCGGCTCCTCGCGCGGTGTCTATCTGGTGCCGGCATTCACCGGGCTGGGGGCGCCCTGGTGGGATCCCCATGCCCGCGGTGCCTTGCTGGGGCTGACCCGGGATACCGGCATCGCCGAGGTGGTCACCGCCGGTCTGGAGGCGGTCTGCTACCAGTCCAGGGACCTGTTGGAAGCGATGGCGGCGGACTGCCGGCGGCGGCCCACCACCTTGCGGGTGGATGGTGGCATGGTGGTGAACAACTGGCTCAGTCAGACCCTGGCGGACGTGCTGGGCATCCAGGTGGACCGCCCGGACGTGACCGAAACCACCGCTTTGGGCGCCGCCTACCTGGCTGGGCTCGGTTGCGGCTGGTACAGCGATCTGGCCCATGTGGGTGATCACTGGCGGTGCGAGCGCTCCTTCCTGCCGTCGCTGGCGGAGGAAGAACGCGAACGGCGCTACCAGGGCTGGCAGGCAGCGGTGCGCCGGGTGATGTGA
- a CDS encoding ATP-binding protein, with protein sequence MNSIFVRIYGGILVALLIIGAATYVGVDLINQYRADQYRERMAEGTFFLLGEGLREQSGADRAEWLREMSRRLGASLRIHPGADLSLTYRERLHLDEGRVVIREHRESERITVLYHVPGGDDYLVTSLERLSEQQARATAGLILDRLKVVAPEQRAQSLARLVPYFGFPLSLAEWGEVGLDEEQYQRLDRNEMVLLLTDSTRRDATLYLYVPIPRDHRVLVLGPMTLFDPFPWELLVVASLLALCMVALSTYLQVRPLQTRLRHLERAVKRLGGGDLTAHADVRGSDSIGQLAATFNGMTAHIRRLIHAQREMTRAVSHELRTPVARLRFGLEMLADSESAEARRERLDALDRDIDQLDQLIDEILTYARLEQGTPTIDFQPVYLVEVCEQLRGELDTIRGDIVIEVAGDRTLAVDGDPRYLHRILQNLVTNALRYARARILMTIRLEEGGERVVVEVDDDGSGIPEHQRERVFKPFARLDQSRHRASGGYGLGLSIVKRIVDWHGGEVRVLESDWGGARFQVILPREQQRQHVLGR encoded by the coding sequence TTGAACAGCATTTTCGTGCGCATCTACGGTGGCATCCTGGTGGCCTTGCTGATCATTGGTGCCGCCACCTATGTTGGCGTTGATCTGATCAATCAGTACCGCGCCGATCAGTACCGCGAGCGCATGGCGGAAGGGACCTTCTTTCTGCTCGGGGAGGGGCTGCGGGAGCAATCCGGAGCCGACCGCGCTGAATGGCTGCGGGAGATGAGCCGCCGGCTCGGCGCGTCCTTGCGGATACACCCGGGGGCGGATCTCAGCCTGACCTACCGGGAGCGACTGCATCTGGATGAAGGCCGGGTGGTGATCCGCGAACACCGGGAGTCCGAGCGGATCACCGTGCTCTATCACGTTCCCGGTGGGGACGATTATCTGGTCACCAGCCTCGAACGTCTCTCCGAGCAGCAGGCACGCGCCACCGCCGGCCTGATCCTGGACCGTCTCAAGGTGGTGGCGCCGGAGCAGCGGGCCCAGTCCCTGGCGCGGCTGGTGCCGTACTTCGGATTTCCACTGTCCCTGGCGGAGTGGGGGGAAGTTGGTCTGGACGAGGAGCAGTACCAGCGCCTGGATCGCAACGAGATGGTGCTGCTGCTCACCGACAGCACGCGCCGGGACGCCACCCTCTACCTTTACGTGCCGATCCCGCGGGACCATCGGGTGCTGGTGCTCGGGCCGATGACCCTGTTCGACCCGTTCCCCTGGGAATTACTGGTGGTCGCCAGCCTGCTGGCCTTGTGTATGGTGGCGTTGTCCACCTATCTCCAGGTCCGGCCGCTGCAAACCCGCCTGCGCCATCTCGAGCGCGCGGTGAAACGGCTCGGCGGTGGCGATCTTACCGCCCACGCCGACGTGCGCGGCAGCGATTCCATTGGCCAACTGGCCGCCACCTTCAACGGCATGACCGCTCACATCCGCCGGTTGATCCATGCTCAGCGGGAGATGACCCGGGCGGTCTCCCACGAGCTGCGCACGCCGGTGGCGCGCCTGCGTTTCGGTCTGGAAATGCTGGCCGACAGCGAATCCGCCGAGGCCCGCCGGGAGCGCCTGGACGCTCTGGACCGGGACATTGACCAACTGGATCAGTTGATCGATGAGATCCTCACCTATGCGCGGCTGGAGCAGGGCACGCCGACCATCGATTTCCAACCGGTGTATCTGGTGGAAGTGTGCGAGCAGCTGCGAGGGGAACTGGACACGATTCGCGGGGATATCGTCATCGAGGTGGCAGGGGACCGGACCCTGGCCGTGGATGGCGACCCCCGCTATCTGCACCGTATCCTGCAGAATCTGGTCACCAACGCTCTACGCTACGCACGGGCGCGCATCCTCATGACCATACGCCTGGAAGAAGGCGGCGAACGGGTGGTGGTGGAAGTGGACGACGACGGTTCGGGGATCCCCGAACATCAACGCGAGCGGGTGTTCAAGCCCTTCGCCCGTCTGGACCAGTCCCGGCACCGCGCCAGCGGCGGCTACGGCCTGGGGCTGTCCATCGTCAAGCGCATTGTCGACTGGCACGGCGGCGAAGTAAGGGTGCTGGAAAGCGACTGGGGCGGCGCCCGTTTCCAGGTTATCCTGCCCCGCGAACAGCAGCGCCAACATGTGCTGGGAAGGTAG
- a CDS encoding response regulator, with product MTTVQDNPPTIMIVEDDDRLADLTREYLESNGLAVTVVRDGEDAIRRIRAEQPDLVVLDLMLPGADGLTVCREVRGAYKKPILMLTARTDDMDQVLGLEMGADDYVAKPVKPRVLLARIRALLRRVETDNERDNSPARLEFGALVIDNAAREVTLRGESVDLTSAEYDLLWLLASNAGTVLSRETIFEKLRGIQYDGQDRSIDVRISRIRPKVGDDPENPKRIKTVRSKGYLFVKEMSSG from the coding sequence ATGACAACCGTGCAGGATAACCCGCCGACCATCATGATCGTCGAGGACGATGACCGCCTCGCCGATCTGACCCGAGAATACCTGGAATCCAACGGCCTTGCCGTTACCGTGGTGCGCGATGGGGAAGACGCGATCCGCCGGATCCGCGCCGAGCAACCGGATCTGGTGGTACTGGATCTGATGCTGCCGGGGGCGGACGGTCTGACGGTGTGCCGGGAAGTCAGGGGGGCGTACAAAAAGCCGATCCTGATGCTGACCGCGCGCACCGACGACATGGATCAGGTACTGGGGCTGGAGATGGGCGCCGACGACTACGTCGCCAAACCGGTCAAGCCGCGGGTATTGCTGGCGCGGATCCGCGCCCTGCTGCGGCGGGTGGAAACCGACAATGAGCGTGACAATTCACCGGCCCGCCTTGAATTCGGCGCTCTGGTGATCGACAACGCCGCCCGCGAAGTGACGCTGAGAGGCGAATCGGTGGATCTCACCAGCGCTGAATACGATCTGCTCTGGTTGTTGGCTTCCAATGCCGGCACCGTGCTCTCTCGGGAGACCATCTTCGAGAAACTCCGCGGCATTCAGTACGATGGCCAGGACCGTTCTATCGACGTGCGCATATCCCGGATCCGTCCGAAAGTCGGCGACGACCCGGAAAATCCCAAGCGTATCAAGACCGTGCGTTCCAAGGGCTACCTGTTCGTCAAGGAAATGAGTTCCGGTTGA
- a CDS encoding ribonucleoside-diphosphate reductase subunit alpha — translation MQTEMNRDSQPGDDRDAIDIEDAGVSTTAPGQLRVIKRNGKVVPYDDDKITVAITKAFLAVEGGTAAASSRIHDTVARLTEQVSATFKRRMPSGGTIHIEEIQDQVELALMRGGEHKVARDYVLYREQQARKRAERDSQFPEPTHQVDLAVTMEDGSRAPLDMGRLEHLIREACRGLDYVDADKIIAETVKNLYDGVSIKDVNTSMVITARTLIEVEPNYSLVTARLLLDKIRAEALQYLDVAERANQEEMEALYSQTFAAYVHKGIECELLNPELADFDLEKLGAALKGERDLQFSYLGLQTLYDRYFIHHNDTRIELPQCFFMRVAMGLAIREDNREERAIEFYNLLSSFDYMSSTPTLFNAGTLRPQLSSCYLTTVPDDLSGIYSAIHDNAMLSKFAGGLGNDWTPVRALGSYIKGTNGKSQGVVPFLKVVNDTAVAVNQGGKRKGAVCAYLETWHMDIEEFLELRKNTGDDRRRTHDMNSANWIPDLFMKRVVNEQEWTLFSPNDAPDLHDLYGEAFEQRYNEYEEMTRDGRITHYKRLPAINLWRKMLSMLFETGHPWFTFKDPCNLRSPQQHVGVVHSSNLCTEITLNTNREEIAVCNLGSVNLAQHIGDNGLDREKLARTVKTAVRMLDNVIDINYYSVPQAENSNLKHRPVGLGIMGFQDALYKQGISYASADAVAFADQSMEAVSYYAIQASADLAEERGAYQTFDGSLWSQGVLPIDSIDILVKQRGEDYCTVDRSQTLDWDSVRERARQGMRNSNVMAIAPTATIANITGVSQSIEPTYQNLYVKSNLSGEFTVVNPYLVNALKERGLWDNVMVNDLKYYDGSVQPIERVPADLKERFRTAFEVEPRWLVESASRRQKWIDQAQSLNLYIAEANGKKLDVTYKMAWLLGLKTTYYLRAIGATQTEKSTVNDNKLNRVSAVAEEPAQFDKAADVPQACSLDDPDCEACQ, via the coding sequence ATGCAAACGGAGATGAATCGCGACTCGCAACCCGGCGACGACCGCGATGCGATCGACATCGAGGACGCAGGCGTATCCACCACCGCCCCGGGCCAGCTGCGCGTGATCAAACGCAACGGCAAGGTGGTTCCCTACGATGACGACAAAATCACCGTCGCCATAACCAAGGCCTTCCTGGCCGTGGAGGGCGGTACCGCCGCGGCTTCCTCTCGCATCCACGACACCGTCGCCCGGCTCACCGAGCAGGTCAGTGCCACCTTCAAGCGCCGCATGCCCTCCGGTGGCACCATCCACATCGAGGAAATCCAGGATCAGGTGGAGCTGGCGCTGATGCGCGGTGGCGAACACAAAGTGGCACGGGATTACGTCCTCTACCGTGAGCAGCAGGCGCGCAAGCGCGCCGAGCGCGACAGCCAGTTCCCCGAGCCCACCCACCAGGTGGATCTGGCCGTGACCATGGAAGACGGCAGCCGCGCGCCGCTGGACATGGGCCGCCTGGAACACCTGATCCGCGAGGCTTGCCGCGGCCTGGACTACGTGGACGCCGACAAGATCATCGCCGAGACCGTCAAGAACCTGTACGACGGCGTCTCCATCAAGGACGTGAACACCTCCATGGTGATCACCGCCCGCACCCTGATCGAGGTGGAACCGAACTACTCCCTGGTCACCGCCCGCCTGCTGCTGGACAAGATCCGCGCCGAAGCGCTGCAGTACCTGGACGTGGCCGAGCGTGCCAACCAGGAAGAAATGGAAGCGCTGTACAGCCAGACTTTCGCCGCTTACGTGCACAAAGGGATCGAGTGCGAGCTGCTGAACCCGGAACTGGCGGACTTCGATCTGGAAAAACTGGGTGCCGCGCTCAAGGGCGAACGCGACCTGCAGTTCTCCTACCTGGGCCTGCAAACCCTGTACGACCGCTATTTCATCCACCATAACGACACCCGCATCGAGCTGCCGCAGTGCTTCTTCATGCGCGTGGCCATGGGCCTGGCGATCCGCGAGGACAACCGCGAAGAGCGCGCCATCGAGTTCTACAATCTGCTGTCCAGCTTCGATTACATGAGCTCCACGCCGACCCTGTTCAACGCCGGCACCCTGCGTCCGCAGCTCTCCAGCTGCTACCTGACCACGGTGCCCGATGACCTGTCCGGCATCTACAGCGCCATCCACGACAACGCCATGCTGAGCAAATTCGCCGGCGGGCTGGGCAACGACTGGACCCCGGTGCGGGCGCTGGGCTCCTACATCAAGGGCACCAACGGCAAGTCCCAGGGCGTGGTGCCGTTCCTGAAAGTGGTCAACGACACCGCGGTGGCGGTGAACCAGGGCGGCAAGCGCAAGGGCGCGGTCTGCGCCTACCTGGAAACCTGGCACATGGACATCGAGGAATTCCTCGAGCTGCGCAAGAACACCGGTGATGACCGCCGTCGTACCCACGACATGAACTCCGCCAACTGGATTCCGGATCTGTTCATGAAGCGGGTGGTGAACGAGCAGGAGTGGACCCTGTTCAGCCCCAACGACGCGCCGGACCTGCACGATCTCTACGGTGAAGCGTTCGAGCAACGCTACAACGAATACGAGGAAATGACCCGTGACGGCCGCATCACGCACTACAAGCGACTGCCAGCGATCAACCTGTGGCGCAAGATGCTCTCCATGCTGTTCGAGACCGGCCACCCCTGGTTCACCTTCAAGGATCCGTGCAACCTGCGCAGCCCGCAGCAGCACGTGGGTGTGGTGCACTCCTCCAACCTGTGCACCGAGATCACCCTGAACACCAACCGCGAGGAAATCGCGGTGTGCAACCTGGGTTCCGTGAACCTGGCCCAGCACATCGGCGACAACGGCCTGGACCGGGAAAAGCTGGCGCGCACCGTGAAAACCGCCGTGCGCATGCTGGATAACGTGATCGACATCAACTACTACAGCGTGCCCCAGGCGGAGAACTCCAACCTCAAGCACCGCCCGGTGGGCCTGGGCATCATGGGCTTCCAGGACGCGCTGTATAAGCAGGGCATCAGCTACGCTTCCGCCGACGCGGTGGCGTTCGCCGACCAGTCCATGGAAGCGGTCAGCTACTACGCGATCCAGGCTTCCGCCGATCTGGCCGAGGAGCGCGGCGCCTACCAGACCTTCGACGGTTCCCTGTGGAGCCAGGGCGTGCTGCCGATCGACTCCATCGACATCCTGGTGAAACAGCGTGGCGAAGACTATTGCACGGTGGATCGCAGCCAGACCCTGGATTGGGACAGCGTTCGTGAAAGAGCGCGCCAGGGCATGCGCAATTCCAACGTGATGGCGATCGCGCCCACCGCCACCATCGCCAACATCACCGGCGTGTCCCAGTCCATCGAGCCCACGTATCAGAACCTGTACGTGAAATCGAACCTGTCCGGCGAATTCACCGTGGTCAATCCGTATCTGGTGAACGCCCTCAAGGAACGCGGTCTGTGGGACAACGTGATGGTCAACGACCTCAAGTACTACGACGGTTCCGTGCAGCCGATCGAGCGGGTGCCGGCGGACCTGAAGGAACGCTTCCGTACCGCCTTCGAGGTGGAGCCGCGCTGGCTGGTGGAATCCGCCAGCCGCCGCCAGAAGTGGATCGATCAGGCCCAGTCCCTGAACCTGTACATCGCCGAGGCCAATGGTAAGAAACTGGATGTGACCTACAAAATGGCGTGGCTGCTGGGTCTGAAAACCACCTATTACCTGCGTGCCATCGGCGCCACCCAGACCGAGAAGTCCACGGTCAACGACAACAAGCTCAACCGGGTATCCGCCGTGGCGGAGGAGCCGGCCCAGTTCGACAAGGCGGCGGATGTGCCGCAGGCCTGCTCCCTCGACGACCCGGACTGCGAGGCGTGCCAATAA
- a CDS encoding ribonucleotide-diphosphate reductase subunit beta → MLSWDDFDAQETPANKQPRVAQPTPPQSEPVAEKAASAPQAPAAGSAANAEPQKERGRAADAANESARERALSDAVARARQAVEKMDIAEGVAELEGTAGRVQVDDKRMINCRADLNQLVPFKYDWAWQKYLDGCANHWMPQEINMNADLALWKRTDGLTEDERRIVKRNLGFFSTADSLVANNLVLALYRLITNPECRQYILRQSFEEAIHTHAYQYCIESLGMDEGEIFNMYREIPSVAKKAQWGIEYTRELSDPKFTTGTEETDKALLQNLIAFYCVLEGIFFYCGFTQILSMGRRNKMTGVAEQFQYILRDESMHVNFGVDVINQIKLENPHLWDQAMRDQATQMILEGTELEIQYARDTMPRGVLGMNAAMMEEYLQFIANRRLTQLGLPEQFKGVSNPFPWMSEIMDLRKEKNFFETRVTEYQVGGALSWD, encoded by the coding sequence ATGCTGAGCTGGGACGATTTTGATGCGCAAGAGACGCCCGCCAACAAGCAGCCCCGCGTCGCACAGCCGACGCCGCCGCAATCTGAGCCGGTCGCTGAGAAAGCGGCATCTGCACCTCAAGCACCGGCAGCGGGAAGTGCAGCGAATGCTGAACCTCAGAAAGAGCGAGGAAGAGCCGCTGACGCCGCCAACGAAAGCGCCCGGGAACGCGCCCTGAGCGATGCCGTGGCCCGTGCCCGGCAGGCGGTGGAGAAAATGGACATCGCCGAAGGCGTGGCCGAGCTGGAAGGCACCGCCGGCCGCGTGCAAGTGGACGACAAGCGGATGATCAACTGCCGCGCCGACCTCAACCAGCTGGTGCCCTTCAAGTACGACTGGGCCTGGCAGAAATACCTGGACGGCTGCGCCAACCACTGGATGCCCCAGGAAATCAACATGAACGCGGACCTGGCGCTGTGGAAGCGGACGGACGGCCTGACCGAGGACGAGCGCCGCATCGTCAAGCGCAACCTGGGCTTCTTCTCCACCGCCGATTCCCTGGTGGCCAACAACCTGGTACTGGCTCTGTACCGGCTGATCACCAACCCCGAGTGCCGCCAGTACATCCTGCGCCAGTCCTTCGAGGAGGCGATCCACACCCACGCCTACCAGTACTGCATCGAATCCCTGGGCATGGATGAAGGCGAGATCTTCAACATGTACCGGGAAATCCCCTCCGTGGCCAAGAAGGCGCAATGGGGCATTGAGTACACCCGCGAACTGTCCGATCCGAAGTTCACCACCGGCACCGAGGAAACCGACAAGGCGCTACTGCAGAACCTGATTGCGTTCTACTGCGTACTGGAAGGTATTTTCTTCTATTGCGGCTTCACCCAGATTCTGTCCATGGGCCGTCGCAACAAGATGACCGGCGTGGCCGAACAGTTCCAGTACATCCTGCGTGACGAGTCCATGCACGTGAACTTCGGCGTCGACGTGATCAACCAGATCAAGCTGGAAAACCCGCATTTGTGGGATCAGGCCATGCGTGACCAGGCCACCCAGATGATCCTGGAAGGCACCGAGCTGGAGATTCAGTACGCCCGCGATACCATGCCCCGTGGTGTATTGGGCATGAACGCCGCGATGATGGAAGAGTATCTGCAGTTCATCGCCAACCGTCGTCTCACTCAGTTGGGGCTGCCCGAACAGTTCAAGGGCGTCAGCAATCCCTTCCCCTGGATGAGCGAGATCATGGACCTGCGCAAGGAGAAGAACTTCTTCGAGACCCGGGTCACCGAGTATCAGGTCGGTGGCGCGCTGAGCTGGGACTGA
- a CDS encoding acetolactate synthase large subunit, with the protein MKASDLFVRALEAEGVEYLFAIPGEENLDLLESLRGSKKIKLVITRHEQAAGFMAATYGRFTGKAGVCLSTLGPGATNLVTAAAYAQLGAMPMVMITGQKPIKSSKQGQFQIIDVVDMMRPLTKFTKQVVSGDTIPARIREAFRLSQEERPGATHLELPEDIAREHSTMPVLEPSLTRRPIAEDKAICRAVEAIQNARKPLILVGAGGNRKLTSKMLRQFMDKLGIPVVTTQMGKGVVDETGPHFLGNTALSDGDFVHRAISAADLIINIGHDVVEKPPFFMRPGGPEVVHINFNSAQVDPVYFPQIEVVGDIANSLWQLKERLDPQEHWSFADFHRVRDALQKHINEGARDDRFPMLPQRLVHEVRKVMPDDGVIALDNGMYKIWFARNYPATHPNTVLLDNALASMGAGLPSAMAAKMVHPNRRVLSVCGDGGFMMNSQELETAVRMGLDLVVLILRDDGYGMIKWKQSQMDFHDFGLDFHNPDFVAYAKAYGAEGHRVESSDQLVPLVESCFEAGGVHVIDLPVDYSQNDRILNQEIRELSSKV; encoded by the coding sequence ATGAAAGCGTCGGATCTCTTTGTCCGTGCCCTGGAAGCCGAAGGCGTCGAATACCTGTTCGCCATCCCCGGGGAAGAGAACCTGGATCTGCTGGAATCCCTGCGGGGATCCAAGAAAATCAAACTGGTCATTACCCGCCACGAGCAAGCCGCCGGTTTCATGGCCGCCACCTACGGCCGCTTCACCGGGAAGGCCGGCGTCTGTCTGTCCACCCTGGGGCCCGGCGCCACCAACCTGGTCACCGCCGCCGCCTACGCCCAGCTCGGCGCCATGCCGATGGTGATGATCACCGGCCAGAAGCCGATCAAGTCCAGTAAACAGGGTCAGTTCCAGATCATCGACGTGGTCGACATGATGCGTCCGCTGACCAAGTTCACCAAGCAGGTGGTCAGCGGCGACACCATTCCCGCCCGCATCCGCGAGGCGTTCCGTCTGTCCCAGGAGGAGCGCCCCGGCGCCACCCATCTGGAACTGCCGGAAGACATCGCCCGCGAACATTCCACCATGCCGGTATTGGAGCCGAGCCTGACGCGCCGGCCCATCGCCGAGGACAAGGCCATCTGCCGCGCCGTGGAAGCGATCCAGAACGCGCGCAAACCACTGATCCTGGTGGGCGCCGGCGGCAACCGCAAGCTGACCAGCAAGATGCTGCGCCAGTTCATGGACAAGCTGGGCATTCCGGTGGTCACCACGCAGATGGGCAAAGGCGTGGTGGATGAAACCGGGCCTCACTTCCTCGGCAATACCGCGCTGTCCGATGGCGACTTCGTGCACCGCGCCATTAGCGCCGCCGACCTGATCATCAACATTGGCCATGACGTGGTGGAAAAGCCACCGTTCTTCATGCGCCCCGGCGGGCCGGAAGTGGTACACATCAACTTCAACTCCGCCCAGGTGGACCCGGTCTACTTCCCGCAAATCGAAGTGGTCGGCGATATCGCCAACAGCCTGTGGCAGCTCAAGGAGCGCCTGGACCCGCAGGAGCATTGGAGCTTCGCCGACTTCCACCGGGTGCGCGATGCGCTGCAGAAGCACATCAACGAAGGCGCCCGTGACGACCGTTTCCCGATGCTGCCCCAGCGGCTGGTGCACGAGGTGCGCAAGGTGATGCCGGACGACGGCGTCATCGCCCTGGACAACGGCATGTACAAAATCTGGTTCGCCCGCAACTACCCGGCCACTCACCCCAACACGGTGTTGCTGGATAACGCTCTGGCCAGCATGGGCGCCGGCCTGCCCTCGGCGATGGCGGCGAAGATGGTTCATCCCAATCGCCGGGTTCTGTCGGTCTGCGGCGACGGCGGCTTCATGATGAATTCCCAGGAGCTGGAAACCGCGGTGCGCATGGGGCTGGATCTGGTGGTGCTGATTCTGCGCGACGACGGCTACGGCATGATCAAGTGGAAACAGAGCCAGATGGACTTCCACGATTTCGGCCTGGATTTCCACAATCCGGATTTCGTCGCCTACGCCAAGGCCTATGGCGCCGAGGGACACCGGGTGGAAAGCAGCGATCAGCTGGTTCCCCTGGTGGAGAGCTGCTTCGAGGCTGGCGGCGTTCACGTCATCGACCTGCCGGTGGACTACTCCCAGAACGACCGCATTCTCAACCAGGAAATCCGCGAGTTGAGCAGCAAGGTCTGA
- a CDS encoding DinB family protein encodes MWLSHYSTLARYNQWQNQQHYQLCDRLDDTQRKADRGLFFHSIHGTLNHLLLADRLWLGRFLDRPFHVQRLDQELYEDFDQLWRERENTDQAILDYIAGLEESRLDGELSYVSASTGQSRSQPLRLCLTHFFNHQTHHRGQITTAYGQLGHDVGVTDLIFMPSL; translated from the coding sequence ATGTGGTTATCGCACTACTCGACACTGGCCCGCTACAACCAGTGGCAAAACCAGCAACACTACCAACTCTGCGACAGGCTGGACGACACCCAGCGCAAGGCGGACCGGGGCCTGTTCTTTCACTCCATCCATGGCACGCTCAACCATCTTCTGCTCGCCGACCGGCTGTGGCTGGGCCGGTTCCTTGACCGCCCTTTTCATGTCCAGAGACTGGATCAGGAGCTGTATGAGGATTTCGATCAATTATGGCGCGAACGGGAAAATACCGATCAGGCCATCCTCGACTATATCGCCGGGCTCGAGGAAAGCCGTCTGGACGGAGAGCTCAGCTACGTCTCCGCCTCCACCGGCCAATCCCGAAGCCAGCCGTTGCGGCTTTGCCTGACTCATTTTTTCAACCACCAGACCCACCATCGCGGCCAGATCACCACCGCCTATGGCCAGCTGGGCCATGATGTGGGCGTCACGGACTTGATCTTCATGCCTTCTCTATGA